A genomic window from Candidatus Methylacidiphilum fumarolicum includes:
- the pstS gene encoding phosphate ABC transporter substrate-binding protein PstS has protein sequence MSFFQKLTFFLGVLTIPYLLGMSGLFFGHSPPILNGAGGSFPYPLYSKWYFEYTKIDPSIRFNYQPIGSGGGIHQLLSHTIDFAGSDSPIPDSLITGSSREVIHIPTVAGAVVIAYNVANIPLLNLDKETISGIFLGEITRWNDPRIVSLNPQATLPDLPIVVIHRSDGSGTTYIFTEYLSKISQRWAILAGKGTSVRWQIGIGAKGNAGVAAAIKTINGSIGYIELAYALQNGFPMAAIQNQTGQYVAPSMDSVTKAFPRSFDHKDFRISLTDSAEEGAYPIAGLTWILLNINSTPPLRLECLIKFLSWALTDGQTYALPMDYAPLPSSLRQNVLHLLEEVRRKNSLSAFPWNQQWLLLGKKSKISFPNQVIFKNK, from the coding sequence ATGTCCTTTTTTCAAAAACTTACCTTCTTTTTAGGAGTTTTAACCATTCCCTATTTATTAGGAATGAGCGGGCTATTCTTTGGACATAGCCCTCCTATTCTGAATGGTGCAGGGGGTAGCTTTCCCTATCCTCTCTATTCGAAGTGGTATTTTGAATACACTAAAATCGATCCTTCTATCCGCTTTAACTATCAGCCTATAGGTTCGGGAGGAGGGATTCATCAACTCTTAAGCCATACCATAGATTTTGCCGGTTCCGATAGTCCAATTCCCGATAGTCTCATCACTGGCTCTTCAAGAGAAGTCATCCATATCCCAACAGTGGCTGGGGCAGTCGTAATTGCCTATAATGTGGCTAATATCCCCCTTTTAAACCTAGACAAAGAAACCATTAGTGGCATCTTTCTTGGTGAAATAACCCGGTGGAACGATCCTCGAATTGTTTCTTTAAATCCACAAGCGACACTGCCAGATCTTCCTATCGTCGTGATCCACCGATCAGACGGTAGTGGAACGACTTATATCTTTACAGAATATCTTTCTAAAATAAGCCAACGCTGGGCCATTCTTGCAGGAAAAGGCACTTCGGTACGTTGGCAGATTGGTATAGGTGCCAAGGGCAATGCTGGAGTTGCTGCAGCCATTAAAACAATCAACGGATCCATTGGCTATATCGAATTGGCTTATGCTCTACAAAACGGCTTTCCCATGGCAGCGATACAAAACCAAACTGGACAGTATGTGGCCCCTTCAATGGATAGTGTCACAAAAGCCTTTCCTCGGTCTTTTGATCACAAAGACTTTCGGATTTCCTTAACGGATTCAGCTGAAGAAGGTGCCTATCCTATTGCTGGGCTTACTTGGATTTTGCTGAATATTAACTCGACTCCTCCATTAAGATTAGAGTGTCTTATTAAGTTTTTATCTTGGGCTTTAACCGATGGCCAAACGTACGCCCTGCCGATGGATTATGCCCCTTTGCCTTCCTCTCTTCGGCAAAATGTTCTGCATTTACTGGAGGAGGTGAGAAGGAAAAATTCTCTATCTGCGTTTCCATGGAACCAACAGTGGCTCTTACTAGGAAAAAAGAGTAAAATTAGTTTTCCAAATCAAGTCATTTTTAAAAATAAATAA
- a CDS encoding fumarate reductase/succinate dehydrogenase flavoprotein subunit — protein MQISAVDHERGVEFPVPDARIPSGPLSQKWQKLQRSIPLVSPNNRPKYRIIVVGTGLAGSAAASALGELGYNVESFCIQDSPRRAHSVAAQGGINAAKNYRNDGDSVYRLFYETIKGGDFRAREANVYRLAEISTKIIDHCVALGVPFAREYGGMLANRSFGGVQVSRTFYARGATGQQLLLATYGALCRQIALGKVVVHPRTEILDIVLVDGHAKGVIARDLVSGEISAYSADAVVLATGGYGNIYYLSTNGRGSNATAIWRAFKRGAAFANPCFTQIHPTCIPVSGDYQSKLTLMSESLRNDGRIWVPSRKDDKRSPEIIPESERDYFLERLYPAYGNLVPRDIASRAIKRICDEGRGVGPGGQGVYLDFSDTIKQRGIDYLKERYGNLFDIYRDITGENAYRTPMRIYPAVHYVMGGLWVDYYLMSTIPGLFVLGEANFSDHGANRLGASALMQGLADGFFILPITIGDYLARVEPKKISTDRSEFIAQQKEAVEKNKKLLSIQGKKTVSQFHKELGAILWNRCGMIRNGSGLKEALSQIIELREQFWKDVNVGGANEGLNQSLEYASRLTDYLELAELMCMDAASREESCGCHFREEYQTPEGEGIRNDKDFAYVSVWFYRGKENTPLLVKEPLVYEETQFAIRSYK, from the coding sequence ATGCAAATTTCGGCTGTAGATCATGAAAGAGGTGTTGAATTTCCAGTACCGGATGCGAGGATTCCTTCTGGTCCATTAAGTCAGAAATGGCAGAAGCTTCAACGAAGTATACCGCTTGTTTCTCCCAATAACCGCCCAAAATATAGAATCATTGTCGTTGGCACAGGTTTGGCTGGATCAGCCGCTGCTTCAGCACTTGGAGAGCTTGGCTATAATGTGGAGTCTTTTTGTATTCAGGACAGTCCAAGGCGGGCTCATAGTGTGGCTGCGCAGGGAGGAATAAACGCAGCAAAGAATTATCGTAACGACGGCGATAGTGTGTATAGGCTTTTCTATGAAACGATCAAAGGAGGAGATTTTAGAGCCAGAGAAGCCAATGTTTATCGCTTGGCTGAAATCAGTACGAAAATCATCGATCATTGTGTAGCCTTGGGGGTCCCTTTTGCTAGGGAATATGGAGGCATGCTAGCAAACCGATCATTTGGAGGAGTTCAGGTTTCAAGGACATTTTATGCAAGGGGAGCTACTGGCCAACAGCTGCTCCTTGCTACTTATGGTGCTTTATGTAGGCAGATAGCCTTAGGGAAAGTAGTAGTGCATCCTCGGACAGAAATTCTAGATATTGTTCTTGTCGATGGGCATGCCAAAGGGGTCATTGCGAGGGATCTTGTTTCAGGAGAAATATCCGCTTATAGTGCTGATGCGGTAGTATTGGCGACAGGTGGATATGGAAATATCTATTATTTGTCGACCAATGGCCGTGGTTCCAATGCTACTGCTATATGGAGAGCTTTCAAAAGAGGGGCAGCTTTTGCTAATCCCTGTTTTACTCAAATCCATCCAACCTGTATTCCTGTATCTGGAGATTATCAATCAAAACTTACCTTGATGTCTGAATCCCTTCGAAATGACGGCCGGATTTGGGTTCCTTCTAGAAAGGATGATAAAAGGTCGCCGGAGATAATTCCTGAATCAGAACGCGACTATTTCCTTGAAAGACTTTATCCGGCCTATGGCAATCTTGTCCCTCGAGATATTGCTTCAAGAGCAATAAAAAGGATCTGTGATGAAGGCCGTGGGGTTGGACCCGGTGGTCAAGGAGTCTATCTTGATTTTTCGGACACGATCAAACAGAGGGGAATAGACTATCTCAAAGAGCGATATGGTAATCTTTTTGATATTTATAGAGATATCACTGGAGAAAACGCCTATAGGACTCCGATGCGAATCTATCCGGCCGTTCATTATGTTATGGGAGGATTATGGGTGGATTATTATTTGATGTCTACCATTCCTGGGTTATTCGTCCTTGGGGAGGCAAACTTTTCGGATCATGGTGCAAATCGTCTTGGTGCCAGTGCCTTAATGCAGGGGCTAGCCGATGGCTTCTTTATCTTACCTATCACCATTGGGGATTATTTGGCTAGAGTAGAACCTAAGAAAATCTCCACGGATAGATCAGAGTTTATAGCTCAACAAAAGGAGGCGGTGGAAAAGAACAAAAAACTTTTGTCCATTCAGGGGAAAAAGACAGTGAGTCAGTTTCATAAAGAACTGGGGGCAATTCTTTGGAATCGATGCGGAATGATACGAAACGGTAGTGGTTTAAAAGAAGCATTGTCACAAATTATAGAACTAAGAGAGCAGTTTTGGAAAGATGTGAATGTGGGAGGTGCAAACGAAGGACTCAATCAATCGCTTGAATATGCTTCAAGATTGACCGATTACTTAGAACTTGCTGAGCTCATGTGCATGGATGCGGCAAGCAGGGAAGAATCCTGCGGCTGCCATTTTAGAGAAGAGTATCAAACCCCTGAAGGAGAAGGGATAAGAAACGATAAAGATTTTGCCTACGTCTCTGTCTGGTTTTATAGAGGAAAAGAAAATACACCTTTGCTAGTCAAAGAGCCTCTTGTTTATGAGGAAACCCAATTTGCGATCAGAAGTTACAAATGA
- the pstA gene encoding phosphate ABC transporter permease PstA, translating to MRIAFYRFRKLENFLVKLLCAFASFFVILPFVLILVYLIVAGASSINFDFITQLPKPIGEKGGGMANSIVGTLILMGLTFLIGTPIGILSGVFVSEYGNEKLRKIVRFSADLLNGTPSIVIGILVYGWIVSPMHGFSVMAASIALSLIFIPLVLRTTEESLLLVPKELRDAALALGIRKWKVVCYVLIETAKQGILSGILVALARIAGETAPLLFTAFGNQYWTYRLDEPISALPLQIFEYAISPYEQWHRDAWAGALVLLLLIFLLHLSVRILLKKNR from the coding sequence ATGAGGATTGCGTTTTATCGGTTTAGAAAATTAGAAAATTTCCTTGTAAAGCTGCTCTGTGCCTTTGCTTCCTTTTTTGTTATCTTGCCCTTTGTTCTTATCTTAGTTTATCTGATCGTTGCTGGAGCCTCCTCCATTAATTTTGATTTTATCACTCAATTGCCAAAACCGATTGGAGAAAAAGGAGGAGGAATGGCAAATTCCATAGTGGGAACCCTTATTCTGATGGGCTTAACTTTTCTGATCGGCACTCCTATTGGGATCCTCAGTGGGGTATTTGTTTCTGAATATGGCAATGAGAAGCTAAGAAAAATCGTTCGGTTTTCTGCTGATCTCCTCAATGGGACTCCATCCATTGTTATCGGTATTTTAGTCTACGGTTGGATTGTTTCTCCAATGCATGGATTTTCTGTGATGGCTGCCTCGATTGCCTTAAGTCTTATATTTATCCCCCTAGTCTTACGGACTACCGAAGAATCCCTACTCCTTGTGCCAAAGGAACTACGAGATGCTGCCCTGGCTTTAGGGATAAGAAAGTGGAAAGTAGTGTGTTATGTCTTGATTGAAACAGCGAAGCAGGGCATTTTATCTGGAATTCTCGTAGCGCTCGCTAGAATTGCTGGAGAAACAGCGCCTCTACTCTTCACCGCTTTTGGTAATCAATATTGGACCTATAGACTTGATGAGCCAATATCCGCCCTTCCCCTTCAGATTTTTGAATACGCTATCTCCCCTTATGAACAGTGGCACAGGGATGCCTGGGCTGGTGCCCTTGTGTTACTTTTATTGATATTTCTCCTTCATCTTTCTGTACGAATCCTCTTAAAGAAGAATCGTTAA
- the pstB gene encoding phosphate ABC transporter ATP-binding protein PstB — protein MTHKSPFSYPSHPSNPDSNPTGPFAFEIRDLNVWFGTKQSLFNISMNIFYQQILAIIGPSGCGKSTFLRCLNRMHELSPGVRVEGSVKLMGKEIYAADVDPTLIRRRVGMVFQKSTPFPTMSIEENVLIGLKLAGIRNRSFLEERLEQSLRMAALWDEVKDRLEAPGTSLSGGQQQRLCIARAIAVQPEVLLMDEPCSALDPIATAQIEELIVSLKKNYTIVLVTHNLQEAGKTSDYTAFFLGGKLIEMDSTKKLFTNPRHKFTEDYITGRFG, from the coding sequence ATGACCCATAAAAGTCCTTTTTCTTATCCTTCTCACCCCTCCAATCCAGATTCCAATCCAACAGGCCCATTCGCCTTTGAGATTCGTGATTTAAATGTCTGGTTTGGTACGAAGCAATCTCTTTTTAATATCTCGATGAATATCTTCTATCAGCAAATCCTTGCTATTATTGGACCAAGTGGTTGTGGAAAATCGACGTTTTTACGCTGTTTAAACCGTATGCATGAATTATCTCCCGGAGTCAGAGTCGAAGGCTCAGTGAAACTGATGGGTAAAGAAATTTATGCTGCAGATGTCGATCCAACGTTGATTCGAAGAAGGGTAGGAATGGTATTTCAAAAATCTACTCCCTTTCCTACTATGTCCATAGAAGAAAATGTCTTGATAGGATTGAAATTAGCAGGCATCCGCAATCGATCCTTTTTAGAAGAAAGACTCGAACAGTCCCTTCGAATGGCTGCATTATGGGATGAGGTAAAAGACAGACTGGAGGCTCCAGGCACCAGTCTGTCTGGTGGGCAACAACAACGCCTATGTATAGCTCGTGCAATTGCTGTACAGCCCGAAGTCTTGCTAATGGACGAACCCTGTTCAGCCCTTGATCCAATTGCCACCGCTCAGATCGAAGAGCTCATTGTCAGTCTCAAAAAAAACTACACCATTGTCCTTGTCACCCATAACCTGCAGGAAGCAGGGAAAACATCAGACTACACAGCTTTTTTCCTCGGCGGCAAGCTGATTGAAATGGATTCAACAAAGAAACTTTTTACCAATCCACGGCACAAATTTACAGAGGATTATATTACAGGGAGATTTGGCTGA
- a CDS encoding succinate dehydrogenase cytochrome b subunit, translating to MTSQPPRSFSTIGLKFILGISGLVLFLFLIVHMLGNWQVFLPPYYMNVYAYYLKSNPVVLWSVRLFLLGALIVHVSTAIRLWKINREARPQPYKLLLPNQASFESRTMIFSGLIVLVFILFHLYHFSFKGPPFGFFKNFLFPLSKQMIPDVRTMVIVGFQNPWVTLFYVFSLSVLFLHLRHALESFLNSLGFVNSKSLPWEKIVAHAFALILYVGFLIIPIAIFLRLIH from the coding sequence ATGACATCCCAACCACCTAGATCCTTTTCGACTATAGGCTTGAAGTTCATTTTAGGGATTAGCGGCTTAGTTTTATTCCTTTTTCTAATAGTTCATATGCTAGGGAACTGGCAGGTCTTTCTACCTCCCTATTATATGAACGTGTATGCTTATTATTTGAAATCGAATCCTGTAGTTCTTTGGTCCGTGCGGTTATTCCTTCTTGGAGCATTGATTGTTCATGTTAGCACCGCCATAAGATTATGGAAAATTAATCGAGAGGCTCGGCCTCAGCCCTACAAACTGCTACTTCCAAACCAAGCCAGTTTTGAGTCTAGGACGATGATATTCTCTGGATTGATCGTGTTAGTTTTTATACTATTCCACCTTTATCATTTTAGTTTTAAAGGTCCTCCTTTTGGATTTTTCAAAAACTTCCTTTTCCCCTTATCGAAACAAATGATTCCAGATGTTCGAACAATGGTCATAGTGGGATTTCAGAATCCCTGGGTGACCTTGTTTTATGTTTTTTCTCTATCTGTTTTGTTCCTCCACCTCCGGCATGCCCTAGAAAGTTTTCTTAACTCATTGGGATTTGTTAATAGTAAATCGCTTCCGTGGGAAAAAATCGTTGCGCATGCCTTTGCTTTAATTTTATATGTCGGCTTTCTTATCATCCCAATAGCCATTTTTTTGAGGCTAATTCACTAA
- the pstC gene encoding phosphate ABC transporter permease subunit PstC — translation MLFSSQHNTDNNDPFELAHINRGQKFKENVFTLLVYCCAFILPTLLVFAAYELTTKCMPSVSKFGISFLFNHDWNPVSGHFGALPFLYGTAMSSGLSLLIASFLGLGTALFLTEFSPRWLQKPLIILIQIISAIPSVVWGLWALFELIPWLQKYVVPFLKDHLGFLPFFQGNFYGVSLLSGSLVVAIMILPIMISVTIEMIKSVPSIYKEAIFALGSTHWESIRIGVLPFIRKGLLGVAILGLGRAIGEAMAVTMVIGNRPEISLSLLSPAYTLSSVLANEFAESTSELHISALYEIALLLGAITIVVNLLAQLFIHGLEPLDFTKLFGKENQKKNLS, via the coding sequence ATGCTTTTTTCTTCGCAGCACAATACAGATAATAACGATCCTTTTGAGCTAGCACACATCAACAGAGGCCAGAAATTCAAAGAAAATGTTTTTACTCTTCTTGTTTATTGTTGTGCTTTTATACTGCCTACCTTGCTCGTATTTGCAGCTTATGAGCTAACGACAAAATGCATGCCATCTGTCAGTAAATTTGGGATTTCCTTTCTCTTTAATCATGATTGGAATCCTGTATCCGGCCATTTTGGGGCATTACCCTTTCTCTATGGTACCGCCATGTCTTCTGGATTATCTTTATTGATCGCATCCTTCTTAGGCCTTGGAACAGCCCTTTTCCTTACAGAATTTTCTCCACGGTGGCTTCAAAAGCCCCTCATTATCTTGATCCAGATAATATCTGCCATACCTAGCGTTGTTTGGGGACTGTGGGCTCTATTTGAACTTATCCCCTGGTTGCAAAAATATGTTGTCCCTTTTCTCAAAGACCACTTAGGATTTCTTCCCTTTTTCCAGGGTAATTTTTATGGAGTGAGCTTGCTTTCTGGCTCTCTCGTTGTCGCTATCATGATTCTTCCAATCATGATCTCCGTTACCATAGAAATGATCAAATCGGTTCCATCTATTTATAAGGAAGCGATCTTTGCTCTTGGCTCTACTCACTGGGAATCGATCCGCATCGGAGTCTTGCCTTTTATCAGAAAAGGGCTTTTGGGTGTTGCTATACTCGGACTTGGCAGAGCAATTGGAGAAGCCATGGCTGTAACCATGGTTATAGGCAATAGGCCCGAGATATCTCTTTCACTTTTGTCTCCAGCCTATACTTTGTCCAGTGTGCTTGCAAATGAATTTGCTGAATCAACATCCGAACTTCACATTAGTGCTCTTTATGAAATTGCTCTCCTTTTAGGGGCAATAACCATCGTAGTGAATCTGCTCGCACAGCTTTTCATCCATGGATTAGAACCCTTGGATTTCACTAAGTTGTTTGGAAAAGAAAACCAAAAGAAAAATTTAAGTTAA
- a CDS encoding succinate dehydrogenase/fumarate reductase iron-sulfur subunit: MKIRLKIWRQSSRAAKGDFVFYALDGLNPNMSFLEMLDFLNEKLISEGQEPIAFDSDCREGICGSCSLMINGKPHGPGFGITTCQLYMRQFKDDQEIIVEPFRSRAFPVIKDLIVDRSALDRIMQAGGFISTLVGQAPEANTIAIPHNVAEKAFDAAHCIGCGACVAVCKNSSASLFVGAKIAHLSLLPQGQPERRKRVLQMVRQADKEGFGACSFTKACEAVCPKAISVEVISRMYREYLTSAWMEKLGWIN; this comes from the coding sequence ATGAAAATACGATTGAAGATTTGGCGTCAGTCCTCTAGAGCTGCAAAAGGGGATTTTGTCTTTTATGCCTTAGATGGACTCAATCCCAATATGTCTTTTCTCGAAATGCTTGATTTTCTGAACGAAAAACTGATATCCGAAGGTCAAGAACCTATTGCATTTGATTCAGATTGTAGGGAAGGCATATGCGGTAGCTGCTCTCTTATGATCAATGGGAAACCTCATGGTCCGGGGTTCGGAATTACGACCTGTCAGCTCTATATGCGGCAATTTAAAGATGACCAAGAAATCATTGTGGAGCCTTTTCGAAGCCGAGCTTTTCCAGTGATCAAGGACCTCATTGTCGATCGTTCAGCTTTGGATAGAATTATGCAGGCAGGAGGATTTATTTCCACCTTAGTTGGTCAAGCTCCTGAGGCCAATACTATTGCTATACCTCATAATGTTGCTGAGAAAGCCTTTGATGCTGCCCATTGTATCGGTTGTGGTGCCTGTGTGGCTGTCTGTAAGAATAGTTCGGCTTCCCTGTTTGTGGGAGCGAAAATAGCGCATCTTTCTTTATTGCCGCAGGGACAGCCAGAAAGGCGGAAACGTGTGCTTCAAATGGTTAGACAAGCTGACAAAGAAGGATTTGGAGCTTGTAGTTTTACAAAAGCCTGTGAGGCGGTTTGTCCAAAAGCAATTTCGGTTGAAGTCATTTCTAGGATGTATCGGGAGTATCTAACAAGCGCTTGGATGGAGAAATTAGGGTGGATTAACTGA
- a CDS encoding bile acid:sodium symporter family protein codes for MHTSSGFFLMGLHRLFDLIHKKFFFFLILAYVLAALFPETGLELRDITLFHWNLLGVREEITFPIFQLFILLFNGGFGVKIRDFITQLSKPLPLILGVFFNFIVPCLFVSLYWLISSPWHNPKERYDLFVGLILIIAMPIAGSTIGWSQNSNANIPLSLGLVFFSTFLSPLFTPMIFQAAKFLGGSYEPELFGHISHQINSQFLILDIVIPSFLGMFARLISGNVLYEKVIRLIKPLNEINLLVLIYSNAATALPFIIHKPDTDFFLLIGIVVFLLCLIRFHAGQWIGSLFHFGEPTKRSLIYALGMNNNGMGLVLSNAVVGNQPSIILPIILYNLFQQIMAAAFYSSWTKKDNLLGTSKEGSTVIKGKQLTQKFKNYGSVNPP; via the coding sequence ATGCACACTTCATCAGGGTTTTTTCTCATGGGCCTTCATAGGCTTTTTGATCTGATTCATAAAAAATTTTTTTTCTTTTTGATCCTCGCCTATGTGTTGGCTGCTTTATTCCCAGAAACTGGTCTTGAGCTAAGAGATATAACCCTCTTTCATTGGAATCTTTTAGGAGTGAGAGAAGAGATTACTTTTCCAATATTCCAGCTCTTTATCCTGCTTTTCAATGGAGGTTTTGGGGTAAAAATCAGAGATTTCATAACCCAATTGTCAAAACCACTGCCTTTGATCCTAGGCGTTTTTTTTAATTTTATCGTTCCTTGTCTGTTCGTTTCGCTATATTGGCTTATTTCTAGCCCCTGGCATAATCCAAAGGAACGGTATGATCTTTTTGTGGGTCTAATCCTGATTATAGCCATGCCTATTGCCGGCTCTACCATTGGCTGGTCACAAAATTCAAACGCAAACATCCCTCTTAGCCTTGGATTAGTTTTCTTTTCAACTTTCCTCAGCCCTCTTTTTACTCCAATGATTTTTCAGGCAGCAAAATTTTTAGGCGGAAGTTATGAACCGGAGCTATTTGGACATATTAGCCATCAGATCAACAGCCAATTCCTCATTCTAGATATTGTCATCCCCTCCTTTTTAGGAATGTTCGCTAGACTTATATCTGGGAATGTACTCTATGAAAAAGTCATCCGGCTTATTAAACCACTAAACGAAATAAACTTATTGGTTTTAATTTATTCCAATGCAGCTACCGCCCTACCTTTTATAATACACAAGCCTGACACGGATTTTTTCCTTTTAATCGGCATCGTTGTCTTTCTCCTCTGCTTGATAAGATTCCATGCTGGCCAATGGATAGGCAGTCTCTTTCATTTTGGTGAGCCTACAAAGCGCTCCCTCATTTATGCTCTTGGCATGAATAACAACGGGATGGGGCTAGTCCTTAGCAATGCGGTAGTTGGTAATCAACCTTCCATTATCTTACCTATAATTCTTTACAACCTTTTTCAGCAGATTATGGCTGCTGCTTTTTATTCTTCATGGACCAAGAAAGACAATCTTCTTGGAACTTCAAAAGAAGGATCCACAGTCATAAAAGGAAAACAGCTGACTCAAAAGTTCAAAAACTACGGCTCAGTTAATCCACCCTAA
- a CDS encoding HAD family hydrolase, with protein sequence MNYWMGKKVPIFCHWRAEKKMKRPAIVFDLVGTLLQTALPVGVVYSKLLAEYGIRSDPKVMHDNFIKVFDFFKLRPQGSIPKDGDDKRFWEKIVKTVLQESGIPLGSFFFDYFNKLYSYYSQKEAWKPYPEVISALGKMSSLGFPLFVASNWDSRARTVLREWGIRQYFLDIFLSAEWGVAKPEALFYHLVLLKTTKESSAVFFVEDDPQMRPPYSEKIRFFLLKRPFINLFDLLSQLQKSS encoded by the coding sequence ATGAATTATTGGATGGGTAAGAAAGTGCCTATTTTTTGTCATTGGCGTGCAGAAAAAAAAATGAAAAGGCCGGCTATAGTTTTCGATCTAGTTGGAACGCTCCTACAGACGGCATTGCCTGTGGGCGTCGTTTATTCGAAATTGCTGGCAGAATACGGCATTAGAAGCGATCCAAAGGTTATGCACGATAATTTTATAAAAGTTTTTGATTTTTTTAAGCTTCGGCCTCAAGGATCGATTCCCAAAGATGGGGATGATAAAAGGTTTTGGGAAAAAATTGTCAAAACGGTTCTCCAAGAAAGTGGGATCCCCTTGGGTTCTTTCTTTTTTGATTATTTCAATAAACTGTATTCTTATTATTCCCAAAAAGAGGCTTGGAAGCCTTATCCAGAAGTTATAAGCGCTCTTGGAAAGATGTCGTCCCTTGGTTTCCCTCTGTTTGTTGCATCCAATTGGGACAGTCGTGCTCGAACAGTCCTGAGGGAATGGGGGATAAGACAATATTTTTTAGACATTTTTTTATCCGCAGAATGGGGAGTGGCCAAACCAGAAGCATTATTCTATCACTTAGTCCTTTTAAAAACAACGAAGGAGAGTTCAGCGGTTTTTTTTGTCGAGGATGACCCTCAGATGAGACCTCCGTATTCAGAAAAGATCCGTTTTTTTCTTTTGAAAAGACCTTTCATCAATCTTTTCGATCTTTTATCTCAGCTCCAAAAAAGCTCTTAA
- a CDS encoding zinc ribbon domain-containing protein — translation MKPSQRCHRCGGVVKKTLGDRWHECACGASCHRDENSALGLLDWGLAKWEKDHGFAFPGPKVVVYGKEWTGTDPCVEREALAGWNLAAGWKSASRAYSGETARREARNPIPEPSGLDGVVHKNSTE, via the coding sequence TTGAAGCCAAGCCAGAGATGCCACCGATGCGGCGGCGTCGTGAAAAAGACCCTCGGCGACCGGTGGCATGAGTGCGCATGCGGAGCGTCCTGCCATCGGGACGAGAACTCGGCGCTCGGGCTTCTCGACTGGGGCTTGGCGAAATGGGAGAAGGATCACGGCTTCGCCTTTCCGGGGCCGAAGGTCGTTGTATACGGAAAGGAATGGACGGGAACCGATCCATGCGTGGAGCGGGAAGCTCTGGCCGGATGGAACCTCGCTGCGGGCTGGAAGTCCGCGAGCCGAGCATACTCCGGTGAAACTGCCCGCAGGGAAGCGCGAAACCCCATCCCAGAGCCGTCAGGCTTGGATGGAGTAGTTCATAAAAACTCCACTGAATAA